The region GTATCGCCGCCTATAGCTGCGATTTTAAGCTGAGTAGACATGCTTTCCAAGGGAATTATTTTTTTATTGCTTACTTTTGCTCTTGACATAAAAATAGAATCTATCCCTTTGGAAGCAGATATATGGGAATATGATAACTCTTCAGCAGTAATTAAGGAAGCAACATATATAAGATTATCATTTTTGTAAGTATCAAGCTTTAAGCCAAGTCTATTCATAATTGGTTCTATGTGATTTTTAGCTGCAGGGCTTATGTGTTTATATAAATTATCTCCTTTCGGATAAGTTGAAGCTTTTCCATACTTAGTCATTGCTTTGGCATCTGTAAGGTTAACTTCTACACCAAGTGCAGAGGATTCTTTATAGGCATTTTCAACCGATTTTGAAAAGTTAATGGATTCACCGTCTTTTCCCAAATGTATTGTCCCACCTAAATATAGATATTTTCCGTTCTTTTCAACTTTATAAAATATACACTTTGAAGCAGGCTTAGTATACTTCTTTACATTGTATACCACAGCTAAGGTTACTGGAATTAAGATTAATATTAAAATTATAATTGAATTTTTCTGCTTTTTCATTTTGAATTCCCCCAATATAATATATTTTAATTTAAGATGATGTAAATTAAGTTTCACATTTGGTTTCTATGAAAGCCAGTTCAACTATTAATTTATACATGCACCAAAATGCTTTGAAGCTAGCATTTTAGTACAAGTACAAATTAAGTTTCACGTTTGGTTTCATTTATATATACTTCTTCAATATGGATTTTCTATCAAAAAATATAAAAAATAATTATAATTATAATTATGATAAAAAATAATACTTCAATGAGTATATATAGTGAAAGCACCACATTATGTATTATTGTGATTTTACTGAACATAAGGTAGGAGGCGAGATAAATGGATTATAGGGAAGAGCTTAAATCTTTTAACGATGTAGTAGTTAGTGAAGAAGAGATAAAAAAATATGAAACTACAAAGCTTAGTGATGATGTGCTCTCTAAAATGAAGAAGAAGACAAAAATGCTGTATAAAAGAATTAGTATGGAGGAATCATTTAGGAAGGTTGAGAAGCAGTTTGAAGATGGCGAAAAAGTAAAATATGTATTTTGGGCGGAAACCTATGGTGTTAGGAAATGTCAAATGGGATGCGGCGGATATTATTCAATGTCAGGAGCGGCATGGACTTCTTGGCCTACTAAAACTGGAATTATTTTAACTAATAAAGGTATTTTTGGAGTAGAAGCAAATGACGCTTATGTGGCTCTAAAAATAAAGCACTTTAAGTTTAATGAAGTAGAGTATATACAAAGTAAGAAGTTTCACAAGGATTTTACTGTGCTTACTATACTACCAACAAAAGGAGAGAAAATTCAAATAGAGCTATATGATGAAGATAATCACATAAAGTTTATTGATTTTATTAAGAATAGCAATATTAAATTGGATATAAGGATGATAAGTACCAGTAGAAAAGAAAAAATTCAAGGAATTATAATTACAATATTTGTTCTGATGTTTTTGATACTTATTATTTTCAGTGCATTTTATAGATCGGGATTAATAAAGGGGTGAAAGAGATGGAGCAAAATGATGAAAAGATAGTTGAGGGCATACTGAAAAAGGATATGTATGCACTTAATAATTTAATAGATGCTTATGGAGGTATAATCCACAATGTGGCAGCTTCTGTATTAAATGAAAGTCATGAAAGTGAAAGCATAGAGGAATGCACCGATGATATATTAATGTGTCTTTGGAGAAATATGGATTGTTTTTCTAAGGAGAGAGGAAATTTAAAGTGCTGGATAATTGTAATTTCTAAGAATAAAGCATTAACTTATAAAAAGAAATTAAAAAAGCTTAAAAGAAATATTGATTTAGATAAAGTTAAAATAGATTCGTCAGTAAATGTTGAAGAGGAGTATTTAAAAGAAGAAAATAAGGAGTCAGTACAAAAGCTTTTAAATAATTTAAAAATAAGGGACAAGGAAATTTTTGTGAAGCGATATATAAAAGGCGAGGATATTGAAGAGATAGCTGAAGAAATGAATTTAACTTCAATCTCTATTTACAATAGGCTCAGCCGGGGTAGGAAAAAATTAAAAAAAATCTTAAGTTCAGGTAGGGGGGTGTAGCTCATGGAAGACAGAGCTATATTAAGAGCTTACAATGATGTGATAGTTAGTGAAGAAGAGATAAAAAAATATGAAACTACAAAGCTTAGTGATGATGTGCTTTCTAAAATGAAGAAGAAGACAAAAATGCTGTATAAAAGGGTTAATATGGAGGAGTCATTTGAAAAGGTTGAAGAGCAGTTTGAAGATGGTGAAAAAGTAAAATACGTATTCTGGGAACCTACCTATATGATTAGAGAGTATCAGGCTATGTGCGGTGGATGGGCTGCTACAGCAGGAGCTATGTGGACTTCCTGGCCTACTAAAACGGGAGTTATTTTAACTAATAAAGGTATCTTTGGAATAGAAGTAAATGATGCGTATGAAGCTTTAAAAATAAAACATTTTAGCTTTAATGAAGTAGATTATATAGAAAGTAGAAATCTGGATAAGATTACAGTTATATTTACTATAAAACCAGTTAGGGGAGAGGAAATTAAGTTAGAAATATGCGGTAGTGACAATTATATAAAGTTTTTAGATTGTATTAAGAAAAATAACATTAAGTTGGATATACGTGTAAGGAGGTATGGTAGAAAGGAAAAAATCAACATGTTTATATGGACAATTATTTTGGTTTTAATAATTTTATTAGGCTTAATATTACCTATTGAGAGTAGTTTTTGTAAAAAGTAGAGAATTTTATTACTATATAATTAAAATTTAACAAGGTCATGTTTTATAAAGAGGTGAAATAAATGAATGAAAATGATGAAAAGATAGTTGATGGCATACTGGAAAAAGATATGTATGCACTTAATAAATTAATAGATGCTTATGGAAGTACTAAGGATAAAATTAGATTTGCTATAGAAATAATACTTCTTACAATAGTTTGGGGAATTTTAATTATTGGTACGTTTTCATCACTGGATTTTAGCCGTGTACTAAAATAACATGAATTGTTTAGTTTATGTACAAACTGTTATAATTAGAGTATTCTAAAAAATTACTAAAGGGTGATAATACTTGAAAAAGAGATTTGATGGATGGACCTTAATATCAGATATGGATGATACTTTAATTAATAGCAATAGAGAAATTTCAAAAAATAATATTGAAGCTATAAAAAAGTTTCAAAGTTTAGGTGGAAAATTCACTATAGCTACTGGAAGAACTATGGAGTCAGCTTATAGATATATAAAAGATCTTCCAGTGGATTTGCCTGTGATACTTTATAATGGCACAAAAATATATGATTTTAATAATAATAAAACAATATTTGAAAAGTTTCTTGAAGATAGAGTTAAGGATATCATAAAAGAAGTTAATAAATATGATTCTTCATATGGAATAGAAGTTTACTGCAACGAAAATACTTATGTTTATAGTTCATGTAGATTTACTGAAAGATTTAAGAAAAGGGGATACGAAGTTTTTTATGGTGTTCCAGAAGAAGTATTAAAGGAAAGTTGGTCAAAGGTTCTTATAATAGGAGAAAAGGATAAGGAAGACTATCTTGAGAAAAACTTTGAAAAATTGTTTGGAAAGGTTAATTTGGTTAGAAGTGGAGAAAATTATCTTGAAATAATTGCTCCGGGCTTATCAAAGGGAGCTGCGCTAGAAAGGCTTTGTAAAAAAGAGAATATAGATATTAGTAAAGTTATTTCTGTTGGTGACAACATGAATGATTGTGAGCTTATAACAAAAGCTGGACATGGATTCTGTGTGGCAAATGGCAATAAAAAGCTTATAGAAATGTGTGATAACGTAAGTGTTTCAAATGATGAAAATGCTATTGAATATATCGTTAATTGGGCTTTAGAAAATTTGTAGGTAAAAGGAGTTATAAAAATGAAACTTAAGATAAAGGATATACTATTGAATTATAAGGTGTTTGGAGAAGGCAAGCCTATTGTTATAGTGCATGGTTATTCTGTTGATTATAGAGTTATGTTTAAATCTATGGAAAATCTATTTACCAAAGAAAGCTGTTATAAGAGGATATATGTGGATTTACCTGGAATGGGTGAATCTACGAGTGCAGACTGGATTAAAAGTTCTGATGATATGCTTGATATTCTAGTTGAATTTATAAATAAAGTTACATCTGGTGAAAAGTTTTTACTTGCAGGTGAATCTTATGGTGGATATCTTGTGAGAGGAGTATTATATAAAATACCTAAAAAGGTTAGTGGACTTTTATTAGTTTGTCCAGCTATAATAGCAGATTTTAAAAAGAGGACGGTTCCAGAACATACAGTATTAGTTAAAGACAATGAATTAAAGTCTAAGATAAGTGAAGAAGCTTATGATGATTTTAATTCAATATCAGTAGTACAGAATGAAAATATATATAAAAGATATGATGAAGAAATAATGTCAGGTGTTAAATTAGGAGATGAGAAATTTTTAAGGAGACTTCAAGAAACAGGGTATAGTTTTTCGTTTAATGTGGATAATTTAAGTGAAAAATTTTATGGGCCAACGCTTATGCTGCTTGGAAGACAGGATTCGGTTGTTGGATATAAGGATGCGTGGAGTATACTAGAGAATTTTCCAAGGGCAACTTTTGCGGTGATTGATATGGCTGGACACAATCTTCAAATTGAACAGGAAAAGATTTTTAATACACTTGTTACTGATTGGATTAAAAGAGTTCATATTGAAAATTAAAATATGTGAAAGTTGCTTAAACTTTTAAGGCAAATGCATTTTTCATACTAAAATCTACTTTGACATAAATATTGGTTATTGCTATAATTTTATTAAACAGTGTTCAATAAAGTATGGTAGTTTAATAAAATTATATGGGGTGATAAAATGAAGACAGTAATTATCTATTCTACTAAACATGAATTTACTAAGGATTGTTCTATAAAATTGTCTCAAAAATTAAATGGAGACGTTGAGTTATTTAATTTAAAAGAAAATAATGATGTGAAATTAGATCAATATGATAATGTTATTATAGGAAGTCCAATTTATATGGGGCAAATACTTAAGGAAATACAGAAATTTTGCATGGAAAATCTAGACAAATTAAAGGACAAAAATATAGGATTATTTCTATGTGGTATGAGTGAAGAGAAAAAAATGCAAGAATTCTTTAATGCGTTTCCAGAAGCACTTTTAAATAAATCCATTGTAAAGGAGTGTTTTGGTGGAGCGTTTATATTTAAGAAAATGAATTTCTTTGAAAAATTTATTGTTAAGAGGATAACTAAAAGCAGTGATGATATGATGAAGAACGAAGAAGAAAATATTGATAAATTTGCACAAAAATTTAATTTAATAGAAAAGTAATATGAGAAAAAAACAATTTTTTAAAATACTGCTAATTAGTTTTGTTGCTATAATGCTGCGTGGAATTTTACAGGGAATAATACCTACAGAAAAAAGTTATTTTGAGCCTAGTATGCTTGCTAAAAAAGGGATCGTACTGCCTGTACTTATTATTTATGGTACAGTTGTATATATGGCTATTTCCTATACATTTGTATTTGCCCAAAAAGGAATGAGTGGAAAAAAGCTAATAAGAGGCATTAAGTTTGGATCACTTTTTGCCCTTATGTGGATAGTTTATCTTTTGGAACCAATGCCAAGTAATTCAGTTATGGATATGATATATTATCCAGTCATTGATGGTGTAACTTTAGTAATATTGGGTACATTTTTAGGAAAATTTGTGGTGCAAGAAACAAGCTATACGAAAAATAGTTCAAATAAAATATCTATATTAAGAATCATGATTATTACACTTGTATTTACAATTGGCAGGATAATTGAGTACAAAGTTTTCAATGTGAACTATTCACAAACTAGTACATTTGTTTGGAATGTTGCAGCTGGAAGTAGTATAGGATTTATTTTTGAGTGCTTAAAACCAGCTTTAGCAAATAAAAGTAAAATAATGATGTCTATAATATTTGGAACAGTCATATTTGGAGTGAATTTAATATTCTTTAATTTTTTTATGTTAGTTATAGTTAAGGTAAATGTTTTGAACTTGATTTTAACAACAGTTTTAGATATTGTATTTATAACTATAGGGTGCTTTACGGCTGTAAAAGTTAAAGAAAGATAAAATTTTCATGGAGGAAAAAATGGGAATTGCAGAAAGACGAAAATTGGAAATAGAAAACCTAAAGAAAAGGATAATAGATGCTGCTGAGGAGCTTTTAATTAGTGATGGCTATGAAAATTTATCTATAAGAAAAATAGCCAGTAAAATTGAGTATTCGCCGGGAATTATTTATCATTATTTTAAAGACAAAGGTGAAATAATGGATAAAATTGTTACAAGAGGATACAATAATATGTTAAGTAAGTTAAGTGAAGTTACTGTTGATGCAGAAAATCCAGAGAAAACACTTGTCCAAGGACTTAAGATTTACATTGAATATATGTTAGAGAATCCAGAACAGTTTAGGGCTATATTAATGAATAATATAAGTGAAGTTCAGTATAAAGTAAATATACTAGAAAAGGGCATTTCAAAAGATAGAGAGAGTATTGGAAGATTGAGCAAGTTAATAGGATTGTGCATTGAAAAAGGTAAGTTTAGAAAAATGGATAAGGAGCTTGCTGCACAAATAATATGGAGTGCTACATATGGGCTTGTATCAAGATTAATACTCGAAGGAAATATTTCTAAAGAACAAAAGGATAGGCTTATAAATCAACATTTTGATGTAATTTTTAATGGTCTTTTGGAGAAAAATTGAATCGCTTTTTATATATCCAATCACGATTTTGTGCTTGGATATATTTTTCTATATAAGAAAAAGAAGATGTTGACAAGCTATGAAAACGATATTATAATATGAATATGGAACCGGTTCCCCAGGGCGAAATTTAATTGACTGAGTGATATAAAAGAATTTATTGTAACAAAAACTTCGATATGATGTACTTGAAATCTGCTTGTTATGTGATAAAAAACGTTGTAAATATAATGCGTGGAATTTAGGATACATTTGAAGAACTTTTCTATTTAAAAAGGAGGAAGAAAATGAATCAAAGTGAGAAGTTTAAGAAACTAGCAGAGGAGATTTTAAATGAAGTGGGTGAGAAAGAAAACATTTTAAATTTTACCCATTGTGCTACAAGACTGCGTTTTAACTTGAAAAATGAAAGTATTCCAAGTGATGAAAAGATTAAGGAAATTAAAGGTGTACTTGGAGTTATTAGATCAGGTGGACAATTGCAGGTAATTATCGGTCAAGATGTATCTAAAGTTTACGATGAAGTTTGCAAAATGATTGGATTTCAAGATAATTCTAATATAGATGAAGCTGATAAACCAAAGAAAAAAGTAACAGTTAAGTCAGTTTTAAATGGAATATTAGATGCACTATCGGGAAGTTTAGTGCCAGCTATACCAGTTATTACAGCGGCAGCGTTTTTTAAGATGCTTGTTGCTATATTGGGACCATCAATGCTTAATGTAATTGGACCCAAAAGTGATTTCTATGTGTTAGCAACGTTTGTTGGAGATGCGGGTTTTTATTTCTTTCCAGTTATAATCGGATATACTTCAGCTAAAAAATTTAAAGTATCACCAGTTATGGGAATTTTACTGGGTGCAATTATGTTACATCCTACCTTTGTAGGTCTTGCTGGTAAAAGTTTTAGTGTTTATGGTATTCCTTGTTCAGTACAAAAGTATGGAAGTACAATTTTGCCAATAATTATGTCTGTTTATGTGATGTCATATGTTGAAAGATTCTTTAATAAGTGGTTGCCTTCTGCATTAAGAAGTGTTTTTGCACCAGCTTTCACAATTGCAGTTATGTTACCAATTAGTCTATGTGTTTTAGGACCTGCAGGTTCATTCTTAGGAAGTTATATTTGTAACGGTATTATATCATTACACGGAGTTGTTGGGTTCTTAGGAGTAGCAATAATTGGTGCAACATTTGAATTTTTAGTAATGAGTGGAATGCACATGATTTTAATTACTTTCTTATTTCAGATTTTTGCCACTGCAGGACATGAAAACTTTATAGCTGTAGGTATGATTGCAGCAACATATGCAGTAGCAGGAATATGTTTAGGAGCAGCTTTGAGAATTAAAGACCCTGAGCAAAAATCTTTGTCATTTGGTTTCCTTATATCTTTACTATTAGGTGGAGTTACTGAACCTGGTATATATGGAGTAGGCATTAGGTATAAAAAACCATTGTTAGGTCTAGTTGCTGGTGGTTTTGCAGGTGGATTATATATGGGAATTTTGAATATAGGACATTATACACTTGTACCTGCTACAAATGTAGTTGGATTATTAGCCTTTACTGGTAATGGAACTTCTAATCTAGTAAATGGTATTATAGGTTGCTTGATTTCATTAATTGTTGCTGCTGCTGTTACTTACTTCTTTGGCTTTGATAAAAATGATCCAATAGTAAAGAAGAATTAAGAAAGGATCGCACTATGAAAAAAATTTTAATTAGAGCAGATGATCTTGGATATAGTGAAGCTGTAAATTATGGAATAGAAAAATCTATAAAGGATGGACTCATTAAATCAGTTGGTATGATGCCAAACATGTATGCTGCAAGTCATGGATTCAATTTAATAAAAAATTATGATATTTGTTTAGGTCAGCATACAAATATTTGTATAGGCAAACCAGTTTGTGATCCCAAATTAGTTCCAAGTCTAGTTGATGAGAACGGCGAATTTAAATCATCAAGTTACTATCGTAATTCAAAGCAAGAGGTTGTTGTTTTAGAAGAAGTTATTATGGAGATTGAAGCGCAGTACAAACGATTTGTACAATTGACTGGGTATGAACCTAAATATTTAGATGGCCATGCTATTAATAGTAAGAACTTTTTTAAAGGATTAGAAATAGTAGCTAAAAAATTCAACTTAAAGTATTCGGGATTTACTCTTAATAATAAGCCTATGCTTGTAGGTAAAACAAATGTTTATATTCATATAGCTCATTCTATTGACCAAAAATCAATTGAGCCCTT is a window of Clostridium pasteurianum DNA encoding:
- a CDS encoding ChbG/HpnK family deacetylase, whose product is MKKILIRADDLGYSEAVNYGIEKSIKDGLIKSVGMMPNMYAASHGFNLIKNYDICLGQHTNICIGKPVCDPKLVPSLVDENGEFKSSSYYRNSKQEVVVLEEVIMEIEAQYKRFVQLTGYEPKYLDGHAINSKNFFKGLEIVAKKFNLKYSGFTLNNKPMLVGKTNVYIHIAHSIDQKSIEPLIEAIEQGHDGDCDMVITHPGYIDAYILENSSVNIPRVYEVEMLCSETAKQCLNRKDIKLVTYNDL
- a CDS encoding TetR/AcrR family transcriptional regulator — encoded protein: MGIAERRKLEIENLKKRIIDAAEELLISDGYENLSIRKIASKIEYSPGIIYHYFKDKGEIMDKIVTRGYNNMLSKLSEVTVDAENPEKTLVQGLKIYIEYMLENPEQFRAILMNNISEVQYKVNILEKGISKDRESIGRLSKLIGLCIEKGKFRKMDKELAAQIIWSATYGLVSRLILEGNISKEQKDRLINQHFDVIFNGLLEKN
- a CDS encoding sigma-70 family RNA polymerase sigma factor, with protein sequence MEQNDEKIVEGILKKDMYALNNLIDAYGGIIHNVAASVLNESHESESIEECTDDILMCLWRNMDCFSKERGNLKCWIIVISKNKALTYKKKLKKLKRNIDLDKVKIDSSVNVEEEYLKEENKESVQKLLNNLKIRDKEIFVKRYIKGEDIEEIAEEMNLTSISIYNRLSRGRKKLKKILSSGRGV
- a CDS encoding PTS transporter subunit EIIC, with the translated sequence MNQSEKFKKLAEEILNEVGEKENILNFTHCATRLRFNLKNESIPSDEKIKEIKGVLGVIRSGGQLQVIIGQDVSKVYDEVCKMIGFQDNSNIDEADKPKKKVTVKSVLNGILDALSGSLVPAIPVITAAAFFKMLVAILGPSMLNVIGPKSDFYVLATFVGDAGFYFFPVIIGYTSAKKFKVSPVMGILLGAIMLHPTFVGLAGKSFSVYGIPCSVQKYGSTILPIIMSVYVMSYVERFFNKWLPSALRSVFAPAFTIAVMLPISLCVLGPAGSFLGSYICNGIISLHGVVGFLGVAIIGATFEFLVMSGMHMILITFLFQIFATAGHENFIAVGMIAATYAVAGICLGAALRIKDPEQKSLSFGFLISLLLGGVTEPGIYGVGIRYKKPLLGLVAGGFAGGLYMGILNIGHYTLVPATNVVGLLAFTGNGTSNLVNGIIGCLISLIVAAAVTYFFGFDKNDPIVKKN
- a CDS encoding Cof-type HAD-IIB family hydrolase, translated to MKKRFDGWTLISDMDDTLINSNREISKNNIEAIKKFQSLGGKFTIATGRTMESAYRYIKDLPVDLPVILYNGTKIYDFNNNKTIFEKFLEDRVKDIIKEVNKYDSSYGIEVYCNENTYVYSSCRFTERFKKRGYEVFYGVPEEVLKESWSKVLIIGEKDKEDYLEKNFEKLFGKVNLVRSGENYLEIIAPGLSKGAALERLCKKENIDISKVISVGDNMNDCELITKAGHGFCVANGNKKLIEMCDNVSVSNDENAIEYIVNWALENL
- a CDS encoding flavodoxin domain-containing protein, which translates into the protein MKTVIIYSTKHEFTKDCSIKLSQKLNGDVELFNLKENNDVKLDQYDNVIIGSPIYMGQILKEIQKFCMENLDKLKDKNIGLFLCGMSEEKKMQEFFNAFPEALLNKSIVKECFGGAFIFKKMNFFEKFIVKRITKSSDDMMKNEEENIDKFAQKFNLIEK
- a CDS encoding alpha/beta fold hydrolase, which encodes MKLKIKDILLNYKVFGEGKPIVIVHGYSVDYRVMFKSMENLFTKESCYKRIYVDLPGMGESTSADWIKSSDDMLDILVEFINKVTSGEKFLLAGESYGGYLVRGVLYKIPKKVSGLLLVCPAIIADFKKRTVPEHTVLVKDNELKSKISEEAYDDFNSISVVQNENIYKRYDEEIMSGVKLGDEKFLRRLQETGYSFSFNVDNLSEKFYGPTLMLLGRQDSVVGYKDAWSILENFPRATFAVIDMAGHNLQIEQEKIFNTLVTDWIKRVHIEN
- a CDS encoding TraB/GumN family protein: MKKQKNSIIILILILIPVTLAVVYNVKKYTKPASKCIFYKVEKNGKYLYLGGTIHLGKDGESINFSKSVENAYKESSALGVEVNLTDAKAMTKYGKASTYPKGDNLYKHISPAAKNHIEPIMNRLGLKLDTYKNDNLIYVASLITAEELSYSHISASKGIDSIFMSRAKVSNKKIIPLESMSTQLKIAAIGGDTYQNCTLETIPYEDDVKKQFDTRYNAVINGNTSYFDKIDLGKNSKDKFKSELYNLSILQVNNDMCTKIENYIKSGKKYFIVVGTEHVLGPDGLIKMLKSKGYKVTRL